In the genome of Beijerinckiaceae bacterium RH AL1, the window GGGTTGCTCCTCGTTCACGCTCTGGCCGGAGTGGCCAGCGATGCGCTCGGTGAGATGGCGGATCGCAGCCTCAGTGAGCTCGGGGACGTCGTGACGCTCCATGGCCGATTGGCCGAAGCGCTCGACCCAGACCGTGCCCGGGCCGTTGGCGCAGATCTCGACGACCTGGTCGTCGTCGAGCCAAGGCCGGATCGGCGCCAGCGCCCTATCGAGAAAAACGGTCAAGTGTTCCTCCAGCGTGCTCGTGGCGGAGTTCCCTCAGCGCCTCCTTCACCGGGTCGGGATAAAGTGACGAGAAGTCGAGATCGCGCCGGACGAAAACGATGATCTTCGTGCCCTGGTCGAGATAGATCGTCGGCGGGATGTTGATCGAGTTCTTCAGTGCCTCCTGAGCGATGTTGGTCAGGCTCTGCGAGACGTTCTGTGCTGCGATCTGACGAGCCTGGAGTAATTGCTGGTTGCCGCCGGTCTGCGTGACGAGACCTGTGGTGGGGTCCGTCGTAACGAAGCCCCCGTTGCCGTACCCATTGTTATTTTGGCCGTAAGAGCTCAAGAACTGCGAGACGCCACCGACGAGGGAGAGGACGGCCGCGGAGCCGAACCGCTCGAGGTAATGATTGTCGACGAACCCGGCATTGCCGGCACGACCCAGGTCGTCTGTGCCGTTCGAGCCGATCTGGACCGACACGCCGTCGGACCGTAGAAGTCGGGTCCACACGACAAAGACCCGCGTCTGTCCCTGGCTGAGCCCAGACTTGTACTCGCCGACGAGCCGGCTGCCGGCGGGGATCAGGACGCGGCGTCCGTCGAACGACCAGACGTTCTCCGCGGTCACGGCCCGCACCATGCCTGGCAGGTCGCTCTGGAGCGCCGTTTCCAGTACCCCGCGGATCATCGTGCCTTGGGCGACGAGCGCATCGATCCGATGGTTCTGCGTCGCTTTCGCCACCTCGACGCCGGCGTTCGAAACCGAGGCCAGAAAACGCCGGTTCGGATCGTCCTCCTGTCCCGCGCCAGACCGGTTGGCCTCGTCCGGATTGGCGGACTGGTCGCCTTGATTGGTGTGATCAGTAATGACCTGTGGCGCCCGGAAGCGTTCCCATCTTCGGCGCTCCTCTTCCTGGCGTTGACGTTCGAGCTCGGCGAGACGCTTCGCCTCATCATCGTTCGGCGGCGGAAGGGAAAGCTGCGTCTCCGGCGGCGGCGGTGCCGGCAACGCCATGGGCGGCGCAACTGGAGGCGGTAGCAAAACCGGTTCGGGCGGCGCGGCAGGCGCCTGTGGTATGACGATCGTGCCCTGGTTCGTCGAGGGCCGCGGCTCCTCTAGGGACGGTGCCGGAAACTGGACGGTCCTGAAATCTTCCTTGTCGGGCGTCGTCATGTTCGTTGGCGCGTGGCGCCCTGACGAATAGATCATCCAAGCGGCGACAAGGACGGCACCGACCGGGATGCCGATCTTGAGCAGTTTTCCGGATGCGGTGGATCCTCGGGCAACGGCGGTCGCCGCGGCCGCCTCGAGCTCGAGAGAACGATAGTCGGGTGACGTAGCCATGCATCAGCCTCCCGAGCGCGGCGTAGGTGCGCCGATGCGTTGCGGGGCGGAGGCCTCCAGACCGTTCGGCTCATGCAAATTGGTCAAGCGGCGGTTGAAGACGCAGGTCGAGTCCTTGCCGTTCCGGAGCGTCCACTGCGGGCTCACTTTGTCGACGACGACGAACGGACCCTCGGTCCGAAAATTGACGAGGCTTTCGTTGCGCTCGGCATCGACGATGTAGATCGCCGGCGTCTCACCTTCGAACCTGAACCAGGTCTTCGTGCCATCGTCGAAGACGGTCACGGGCTTGTTCACGGACGAGCCCTTGTAGCCGTAGTCGCTATTCGCATTTGCGATATTGAGATCTTTGAGATTTGGATTGGCAGCCCGCTCCTTTGCCGCCGCGAGAAGTCTTCCGTTGGCGTCGTCGTCGGGAAAGCGGAAGCGGACCGAATAGAGCTGTCCGTTCGCCGGCCGCGTGTTTGAGCGCAGGATAAAACTGTAGATCCGCTTGTCCGTGACGACGTTGAGGTTCGACTGCGCGTTCTTCTCAATCGGCTTCAAAAAGATGATGTCGCCCTTGCGATTGGGCTCGACCTTCCAGGCCATGGAATCACCCAGCGCCAGAGTCTCGATCTTCTCGTCCGTCTGGAGCTCGATCATCGTCGACGTGCCGTAGGTCGCGTCGATCGCCGTGACATTGTCCTTGTTGTAAGTGACGTTGCGAATGCGCGGATCGGCGCGTCCCGGCGCGGGCATGACCTCGGCGTGAATGGGAGCCGCCGCCAGGGCGAGCCCGACGGTGGCAAAGATCGGAAGTGAGCGCATCATGATTTCGGGGCTCCCACGGTGCCCGGAGACGGTGCCGTTTCCTGGTCCCGCCGGTACTCGAGGACCTGGAAGCCGAGCGGATTGTCGAACCGATATTCGTTTCGCATCGGGCTCGACGTGTAGCGAAAGCGCACGAGCGACACCCAGTTTCGGGTGGTGATGCTGACCGCCGACTTTTGCTCGGTCGAGAAGCGCACGAGGGCCGTGCGATTGTTGGGAAAGGTCACCGACTTGATCGAAACGGCGACTTCGGTGTTCGCGCCCAAAACCTTGACCAGGTTCTTCGGATTCGCCGGAGAATAGATCTCGGTCAGCTCGCGCGCGGCGTCTCCGGTCGCGAGAAGCTGGGCCAGATCGAAATTGTCCTTGAGCGCCTTGGGATCGTAGGTTTCCCGGGCCTTGATGTAGCGAACGACGTTGAAGGTCGTCACCGCCTCGTCCTGGGTCAGCGGACCCTCGGCCATCGGTCGCTTGACCTCGACGAACCCGGTCGCCTTGTCGACGACGACCATGTACGGCTCGTAGGTCTTCAGCGGCACGAGCAGCGCCAACGTCGCGAGGGACCCGACTGCGACGACCGACATAATGGTCGCGACGATCCAGGCGAGGGACCGCGAGTTGCGGTTTCGCCGCGCGATGTCGTGCTCCCAGGTCGCGCCCTCGACGTAATAGCGTCGGTCCACGCGATGCGGGTCCACGGTGGAGTCCACGCGGTGCGGGTCGACTGTCGGTTCGTCGAACTGCGGCTCGAATGCCCCTTCTGACTTGGTCATGATCCTCCCCCTTCCCTGCCCCTCACCGGCGGCGGTGCCGGGTTCCGGATCTGATCGGCAAGCCTCTGAAATTCCGCGGATCGCGCCCAGGACGCCGATCGCACGCCGACACGCGCGCGATGGCGCGCCGCCAGCTCCTCGCGGCGCGAGGTCGATGCGGGATTGAACGGATTGCGGACCGCGAGACGGGCGCTGTTTGCGGCCATCGCGAAGCGAAAGCCGCTGACGGTGGCTAGGACCGCGCCGATGCGCGCGCTCGAGATCGGCACACCGCCGGCGATCGCCGCCGCGACATTGTTGATCTGGCTGAGCAACAGGATGCCGACGATCGCGACGAGCACGACCGGGCCGATCGTCGCCCAGGTCGCCGACGTCGTGTTGGCGACGCCGTTCAGCGTGTCGATCGTCTGCTGGATCAGCGAGATGTAAAGCGCCAGGAACGCATAGACGAGAACCTGCACGAAGAAATATTGGACCAGCGCGCTGAGCCAGCCGCTGAAGAACCGCGTCGTCATGCCGAAGAGCAGCATGAGGATGAACAGCGGCGCCAGCGCCAGGAGCAGCCACAGAAAGAGCTTCGACAAGACGATCAGAAAGAGCGCGAAGCCGATCAAGATCGCCATGACGACGTAGAAGACCGCGCCAAAAATGTAGGGGCCCCAATTGGTGATGCCGGCGTTCTGCAAAAACGCCTGGGTCGCGTTGTTGGTCGTGTCCCACATGTTTTGCAGCGCCGTCTGGACGCCGTTGACCGAGGTCAGGTTGGCGGAGGTTCCAGTACTGTTGGCCGACGTCGCGGCGCTGAGCAGCGCGTTGCCGATCGCGGACGGACCGTCGTTCAAGCCATTGTAGGCAAGCGTCTGAAAATCGCTCCAGCTCGTCGCCATGGCGTAGATGAGGAAGGCACGAAACAGCCGGAACGCGTGGTCGGCCGGGCCGCCCGTGGCGGTCCCCTGCCAGATCCCGACACCCCAGAAGATCACGTAGAGGGTGAGCAGAAGCCCGGCCACGCCAGTTCCGCCGCCGGACGTGGCCGCGCTCGACAGCGCTTGGAAAGCGGTCGAGACGTAGTTCTGGCCGAGCTGATCGACCGAACTCAGAAACGTGGTGATGTTGAAGTTCGACATCGCCCGCTCAGATCGGCTTCATCGGGCCGCAGCGGTCGAGCGACCGGAACGGTTCCGGGGTCGACAGGCGCACCGAGGAATCGGCGTAGGCCAAGGGCTGACCACCCTCGTCGGGCGAGCAGGGCGCCTTGAGAGGCTTGTAGGCGCAACCCGAAAGCGCGACGGAAGCGACGGCCACGACGATGGTAAAACGGAGACGCGCTCTCATTGCGTGAACTTCATCGCGCGGGCCGCGGCCGACTCGGCCGCAATACGATCGAGGTTCGCCTGATTGGCCGCGGCCGCGGCATTGTTCACGACGCCGTTCAGCTCGTTGATGGTCTGGCCGGTTTGGATCTGAACCTGCGTGTTTTGGTCCACGCTGCCCTTGAGGTCGGGGGCCTGCCCGATTTGCTGGCCACCTTGCGTGAACGCCGAGGATCGGGTCTGCACGGCGCCCTGCGTCGACGTGATCAATCCAGACAGGGTGGCGGCGACGTTGACGGAGTTGAGATAGGCGGTGTCGACCGGATTGGTCTGTCCGCTCGTCATGCCGGTAATGCTCTGAACGAGCTGCAGGCCGTTGATCAGGGTCGAGACGATGTTTTGCGAGCCTGATCCCATTCCCGCAAAGGACAGCGTTCCGCCCGAGATGACGGAGCCGAGCGAGGGAGCCTGAGCCATCGAGAAGCCGCTACCCAGCGCCATCTGAGCCAAGCTCCCCTGCGCTGTCGAGGACCGATCCCCGGTGACCGCCTGCAGCGTTTTCTGCGTGTATTGCAGGATCTGCTGATCCGCGGTGAGAATCGCCTGGGTGCTCGTCGCGATCTGCTGCGCCTTGACCAGATTGGCGTTGTCGATGACAGGCACCTGCGCGCGAGCCATCGGGCAAACCAAAAAGAACGAAGCCGTTAGGAGGAAAACGGTCTCTTCAATTCGCGACATGGTGCGGCTTCTCATGGCGGGACTGCGCATGGTTGACTTCCTCAGGGAGCGTTGGAGCGAACAGATGCGAGAGCGGCGGCCACATCAGCGACCGACAGAGCCTTTGTCGCGGGCGCCCCCGACAGATTCGCCGCCGTCTGCAGGGTTTGGGTTTGCGCGGCTTGCGCCTGGATGCGCGCGAGATAGAACAGCACATTGCCGGCGCTATCGACGTATCGGGCTGTCACGCAGGCAGGGTCGGCCGGAAGACCTGGCGCTGTCGTGGAGCATGACATCGCGGCTCGACACGGGTCAGCAGCCGTCCCGGATCCCGTCATCCCTGCGGGACAGGCCGGGCTGCCGGAAACCGCCGAGGCAGATGAGGCGCCTGAGTTCATGCCGATCGCGGCGCGGCTCATGTCGCTCGTCATTGCCAGGTTGAGCGCGTTGAGCGCCGTGACCCAAAGATTGGCCGAGCCGATCGCGCCGTTCCATGCGAGATTGTTCTGCAGGCGCGCGCCACTGTTCATGTCGAGCGCGCCCATGACTGTCGGAGCCGTGCCGACCTGCTGACCGGCGGCGGTGAACGTAGATTGCGCGGCGCCGAGCGTCGACCGACTGGCGTCGAGGCCGGCGACGACATTCCCCGTCGAGTCGAACAAGGTTTGGCTGTTCAGCGTCGCGCCCTGCGCACCAGGCGTCGGCGTCGCCGGCATGTTCGGCGCGTAGGATTGGATCGCCTGACTTCCGGCGCCCGCTTGCGGCTGGACGGTCGGATCGGTGACGTTGGCCTTCTTGCCCGTCGTCACCGCGCATTTGACGCCGCTGTGGGCGTCCTGGCGTTGGCTGGTGATCGGGACGAGTTTGACAGTCGCGCCCGCGGTCGTCGAATGCTGCGTCAGCTGCACAGAGTCGATCGTCGGAATATCGGCGAGGGCCGGCTCTGCAAGCCCGCAAATCCCCATGAATGCGACGCAGCCGACAAAGATTCTCATCCGTCGCTCCGTCCCATGAAGATCGGCAGCCACACCGCGGGATCGTCGCCGACGCGGGCGCGCAAAGCCTCGAGCTCGGCGACGGTCTCGGTGCGCCCCGACAAAACCTTGATGATGTCCGGCATGCCGGCGAGGTTGAGCTTGGCGATGACGCTGTCGCGACCATGCTTGATCAGAAACGAGCGGCTTTCGGGAACTGTGCCCCGGATCCACGCGACCTCGCGCTCCGACAGCCGGAACGCTTTTCGGTAGCTCTCGTCATCCGCCTTCGGATTGGGAAAGAAGACGTTGGTCGCGGTCTGTTCGATGAGCGTGCTGGCCGAACTCGATCGCACGATATCGGCGGCCGATTGCGTCCCGAAGCCGATGATGCCGTTCTGCTTGCGGATCGTCTTCAGTTTGTCCTTGATGAAGAAGGCGAACACTGGGTCGTCGAGCAGCCGCCAGCCCTCGTCGAGGAAGATCATCACGGGCTCGCCGGTCAGCAGCTCTTCTGTGCGATGGAAGATGTACATGAGGGCCGCCGTGCGGATGATCGGGTCATCGAGCACGCGGGTCATGTCGAACCCGAAGATGCTCGAGAGGGAGAACTGATCGCTCTCGTTGTTGAAGAGCCAGCCGCGTTGATCGGGCCGCATCCAGCCCTCGAGCCGCGCGAGGAGATCGCCCTCCCCCGCCCGGATGCGGCCACGCAGCAAGGTCGAGAAGGCCTTGAGCGTGCGACCCTCCGGGCCGGCGCCGAGCACCGCACCGATCGCGTTGCGAATGACCTGCTCCTCGGAGGCGTTCAACTCGCCGCCATTCGCGGGTCGCAGCATGAAGCCGAGGAGTTGAAACAGGAACGCGCGGTTCGGCGCAGTGTCGGGCAGCGAAAGCGGATTGAAGCCGGTCGGCTCGCCGGGTGTCAGAACCTCGTATTGACCGCCCATGGCGCGAATGAAGATTTCGGCGCCGCGATCCTTGTCGACAAAGAGCAGCTTTGGGCGCGGCAGGACCCGTTGCGACTGCGCCGAGATGAAGGAAAGGAACACGGTCTTTCCGCTTCCTGACGGGCCGACGACGGTGAAGTTGCCGAGGTCACGGACGTGATGATTGTAGAAATAGGCCGTCTGCGATGTCGTCTCGAAGACAGAGATCGGCGGACCCCAATGGTTTCCGTCGGGTCGGCCGCTTGGATAATTGTGCAGCGACACGAAGCCGGCGAAGTTCTTCGAGGAGATGATCGATTTGCGGGCGATGTACGGAAAATTTCCCGGCAGCTGCGCCCAGAACGCTGGTTCGCAATTGAGATCCTCGCGGGTCCAGATCACCGAGCGATCGGTCAGGGCCGCGCCAACGGCCGTCACGGTAGCTGCCACCTCTGCCATCGTGCGGCCGAGGCACATGACCGACATGTGGTGCTCGCCGTAGATCGCCTCGGACGCGAGAAGCTCGTCGCGGGCCTCGTCGAGATGCTCGGAGACGATCGAGCCGGCCTCATCCGACATGTCGACCTGCCGCGCGACCCGGTCGATCTGTTTCGCCGCCTCCGGCCGGTCGACGATCGCAAATGTCTGCGTCGCGATGAACTCGTGCGGCACGCGCAACAGGTTGTCGAAGGAGCCTGGCCCGGTTTGCGCCGGGTACTCGCGGATCGAGACCATGGCGCCGAAGCGTGTGTCGCCATGACCGGCGCCGCGGATCTCGATCGCGTTCTTGCCGAAGAAGACGCGCTTCGTCGACAGCGCGTCGGACAGCGCGATACGGGGCAGGTGCATCGGGCGCGGCAAGCCGCCGTTGACGAGCTGTATGAGGAACTCGAGCGGCTCGGAGAACCAGATGCCGTCACGGCGGAAGACGCCCAGTTGGCGCGCGCCGTAGGCCGCAAGATTCTCGCGCACGGCCGTCGCAGCGTCGCGGAGTTCGGTCAACGCCGTCTGCGCGGCGACCGATTCGCCTTCCGCGTCTTTGCGGCCCAGAAACTTGGTCAGCATGGAATCGAAGGTGCCGGCCTGCCCCTGTAGTTTTCGGCGGACGATCGTGAGATAGATGTCGTTGACGAACATCCGGCGTTTCGAGAGCGCCGCGTCGTAACGCTCGTCGATCTCCCGGCAGAGCGCGTTGTCGAAAGTCGAGTCGATGCGCGGCTGAACCTCGCGCCGAATGATGTGTCCGGCGAGCGCAAAACGAGAATTGGCGAGCGTTCGCACCACGTCGTTTCGCGCGAGCAGACGCGAGTTGACCTCGCTCATGTCGGCCGTCTCGAAGGAATAGCCTTCGAGCTTCAGGATGGTCATCACCAAGCCGTCGCGGGTCTTGATGATGTGGTCGTCGACGTGGCGAGTGTAGGGAATGTGCGACGCCACCGGGCGCTCGCGCCGCGCGACGGCGCCGAAGGTCAGTTCATCGAGAAGGGCTTTCGCGACCATTCTTCTGCGCCTCACGCCGAATAGCTGTCGGCGGCCCAAAAGGCGCGCGAGCGGGGTGGGCACTTCGTCGACTTGACAAAGAAGATCTCAAAAATTCGGTCGTCCCGAAGCGTCAGCACGTACCCGATGAAGTGCAACGGGATCGCGATCAGCAGCATGAAGAGATTGTGCGAGACCAGGAAACAGACCGCCGACACGACGCCGTTGAACATGAAGTAGAGATACGGCACGCCCATAAGGGTCGGCGCCCGCGTGAGCGCCTTGACAAGGGGCGTGATCAACGGGTCCTCGAGGTCACGCTCGCTCATGACCCGACCGCCGATTGGAAGAACTGCACGATCTGGGCGGAGCCGAACACGAGCACGATGCCGAAGATCACGCTGCCGGCGATGCCCCAGGTCAGGCGGCCCGACCAGGCAAAGAACCCGCAGGCGATGACGGCGAGCGTCGCCAGGGCCGTGGCGATCGGTCCGGTCAGGGCCTGGACGAGCGTGGTGAGTGTCGACTGCACCGGCTGTAGCGTGCCGCCGCTCGATTGCGCCGCGGCTTCTCCGATCGTCACGAGGAGGATGGCGCCGCTCAGAAGTGTGGTTTGTTTCGAAAGCATCAGTTTTCTCCTTTTTGTTCGACATGCATCACGAAGCCGTCGCTCCACGGGTCGTGGGGTGCCGGTTTCGGTTCGGGTTTTGCCGGAGATCCGCTTTGCGGCGCCGGCGCGATTTCGATGATGTTCGGCGTCACCGCCGGGAAGGTCTTTCCTGCTCCGGCGCGCACCGAGTTCTGACGGGCGACCTGCCAAGTGACCGGCCACGTGTAGAAATCGTTCATGACGTCGGCGATGAAGCGAACTGTCTCCGGGTAAGGCGGAACCCCGCGGCTCTCCAGAACGGCCTTCTCGCCGGCGTTGTAGGCAGCCAGGATGAAGAACGGATTCTTGTAGCGATCGTGCAGGAAGCGGAGATACCGAATGCCGCCGCGAACGTTGTCCGCCGGCGCGCAGAGATCGACCTTGAAGCGCTGCGCCGTGTCTGGCGTGAGCTGCATCAAGCCGTAGGCGCCCTTGGGAGAGCGCGCGGAGGAAACGTAGTGGCTCTCGATCTTGGCGACCGAGAGCACGAACTCGGGGTAGAAGCTTTCTTCCGTGGCGATCCGGAGGACCAGGGCACGAGCCTGATCTGCCGGTAGGGATGCCGCGGCCGCCGAACATGTGGCTGCCTTCGATGGATCACCATAGGTCTGAGCCGCTTGGGCAGCGGTCGCCGCGACCGCCGTCAACAAGCCCAATCCTATCGTCGCCCTCGAAACCCGCATCACGTCCCCCGACGCTTCAAAACCTAATAGACAATAAATTGAATGTCGGTATGTTGGCAATCGGAAAGTGATGGAACCTTTTCGGATGTTGCACGGAGAAACACATGAGGCTGCTGAAACGCATCCCGATCGGCTCGATCGGTCGCGTCGCTTTGGTCGCTTGCGGTACGGCTGTTTCGATCCCTTCCGCGCAGGCTCAGGACGCATCCTTCGGCTGTAAGGTGCTGTTGTGCGCCGCTGCGAGCGCCCCTGGTTGGACCGCGATTCCCTACTGCGTGCCGATCATGGAAGAAGTTTTCCGCGAACTCGCGCTCGGAGGGTCATGGCCGACCTGCTCACAGGCAAACGACGGGCGTCCTGACGTCAGTCGCTTCACCGCCGCGCTTAGAGGCTATTGAGCATGCGCGTCACACTCGCAATTGCCTTGGTCGCATCGGCAACGGCGTCCGCGGCCTCCGCGGCTGCGCCGAGCGCCTGGTTCGCGGTGCCGGAAACCGCAGTGTACCAGACCGGGGACAGCTGGACGGATCACGGCGTAACGTACCGCCTTTATGGCGTCCAATCCTGCATCCGCGGGACAACTTTCACCAACAGTCACGGGCTGAAGCGCGATTGCGGCGAAGCTTCGCTCGCGATGCTTATCGCGCTGAGCCGGGACTTGCGGCCGCAATGCTATAAGGCGGCCGCGGTGGGCGAGACCAAATTCGTGTTCTGCATCGCCAATCCGAAGAGGGGCGCGGCCGCCGGAACAAGGATCGATCTCGGCACGGCCTTGGTCTCTACGGGATACGCCTTCGCGTCACTCCGTCCTGACGGCAAGCCGGTTCATATGCCCTACTTCGTTGCGCAGGTCGTCGCACAGCGAAGTCACGCGGGGCTGTGGGCTTTCCCAGACGTCCCGGAACCGAACACCATCATTCTTCGGGCTCTGAACGCCCAGCGGTCGAAGGCTGCGCAGCAAGTCGGGGCAGGGGTCCCCGCAGGCAGCCCGAACTGACGCCGCGATCCAGCAACTTCAACAAGGGGGGACTTCATGCGAACGACCAATCTCTTCATTCTTCGTGGTCGCGTCGGACAGGCGCCGAAAGCCTTCGCGAAATCCGCAAAAGTTTCGGTCGCGACGGATCGTGTCTGGACCGACGGAAAAGGCGTGCGACACGAGGACACCGATTGGGTGACGATCACGCTCCTCAACGAGAAGATCGCCGAGTGGGCGCTCGCCAACGTCGCCAAAGGCGACGCGGTCTACGCCGAATGTCGCGTCGCCGACGGTTCATACAAGAAGGGCGATGAGACGATCTACACCACCGACATCATCGCAAACGCTTTCCATAAGCTCGATCTTGGAGTCCGCGATGATGCCGCCGCTTGAACGGGCAACCGTGGTCGTCGCGGCGCTCGTTGTCGTGAGCGCCTGCTCCTTCAATGTCGGGAAGGCCCAGGCCGCCGATCGTTCCGACATTTATAAGCCCAACGGTGCGCTTCAGTCACCACCGTTACGTGTCGAAGTCATCGACGGGACGCGGTTCCGCGACCTCGAAACACACATGCGCTATCGCCTTTACGGTATCGCGACGTGCGTGCCCGGTCAGATCGCGAACCTTGGCAGGCAGGCGTGGCCTTGCGGTACAATGGCCACGGCGTGGCTTGTCTCCGCGACACTGAACCGATGGGTGTCCTGCACTACGCTGCGTCAGGTCGATGGGGTCAACCTCGCGCGATGCGCGTCCGCCGATCACGCCGACATTGCCGGCGACATGGTTCACGAGGGAATAGCTCTCACACTTCCGCCA includes:
- a CDS encoding Conjugal transfer protein (ID:RHAL1_p00085;~source:Prodigal:2.6): MATSPDYRSLELEAAAATAVARGSTASGKLLKIGIPVGAVLVAAWMIYSSGRHAPTNMTTPDKEDFRTVQFPAPSLEEPRPSTNQGTIVIPQAPAAPPEPVLLPPPVAPPMALPAPPPPETQLSLPPPNDDEAKRLAELERQRQEEERRRWERFRAPQVITDHTNQGDQSANPDEANRSGAGQEDDPNRRFLASVSNAGVEVAKATQNHRIDALVAQGTMIRGVLETALQSDLPGMVRAVTAENVWSFDGRRVLIPAGSRLVGEYKSGLSQGQTRVFVVWTRLLRSDGVSVQIGSNGTDDLGRAGNAGFVDNHYLERFGSAAVLSLVGGVSQFLSSYGQNNNGYGNGGFVTTDPTTGLVTQTGGNQQLLQARQIAAQNVSQSLTNIAQEALKNSINIPPTIYLDQGTKIIVFVRRDLDFSSLYPDPVKEALRELRHEHAGGTLDRFSR
- the virB_1 gene encoding P-type conjugative transfer protein VirB9 (ID:RHAL1_p00086;~source:Prodigal:2.6); this translates as MMRSLPIFATVGLALAAAPIHAEVMPAPGRADPRIRNVTYNKDNVTAIDATYGTSTMIELQTDEKIETLALGDSMAWKVEPNRKGDIIFLKPIEKNAQSNLNVVTDKRIYSFILRSNTRPANGQLYSVRFRFPDDDANGRLLAAAKERAANPNLKDLNIANANSDYGYKGSSVNKPVTVFDDGTKTWFRFEGETPAIYIVDAERNESLVNFRTEGPFVVVDKVSPQWTLRNGKDSTCVFNRRLTNLHEPNGLEASAPQRIGAPTPRSGG
- the virB_2 gene encoding Type IV secretion protein VirB8 (ID:RHAL1_p00087;~source:Prodigal:2.6), which translates into the protein MTKSEGAFEPQFDEPTVDPHRVDSTVDPHRVDRRYYVEGATWEHDIARRNRNSRSLAWIVATIMSVVAVGSLATLALLVPLKTYEPYMVVVDKATGFVEVKRPMAEGPLTQDEAVTTFNVVRYIKARETYDPKALKDNFDLAQLLATGDAARELTEIYSPANPKNLVKVLGANTEVAVSIKSVTFPNNRTALVRFSTEQKSAVSITTRNWVSLVRFRYTSSPMRNEYRFDNPLGFQVLEYRRDQETAPSPGTVGAPKS
- a CDS encoding Conjugal transfer protein TrbL (ID:RHAL1_p00088;~source:Prodigal:2.6) yields the protein MSNFNITTFLSSVDQLGQNYVSTAFQALSSAATSGGGTGVAGLLLTLYVIFWGVGIWQGTATGGPADHAFRLFRAFLIYAMATSWSDFQTLAYNGLNDGPSAIGNALLSAATSANSTGTSANLTSVNGVQTALQNMWDTTNNATQAFLQNAGITNWGPYIFGAVFYVVMAILIGFALFLIVLSKLFLWLLLALAPLFILMLLFGMTTRFFSGWLSALVQYFFVQVLVYAFLALYISLIQQTIDTLNGVANTTSATWATIGPVVLVAIVGILLLSQINNVAAAIAGGVPISSARIGAVLATVSGFRFAMAANSARLAVRNPFNPASTSRREELAARHRARVGVRSASWARSAEFQRLADQIRNPAPPPVRGREGGGS
- a CDS encoding hypothetical protein (ID:RHAL1_p00089;~conserved exported protein of unknown function;~source:Prodigal:2.6), encoding MRARLRFTIVVAVASVALSGCAYKPLKAPCSPDEGGQPLAYADSSVRLSTPEPFRSLDRCGPMKPI
- a CDS encoding Conjugal transfer protein (ID:RHAL1_p00090;~source:Prodigal:2.6), with the translated sequence MRSPAMRSRTMSRIEETVFLLTASFFLVCPMARAQVPVIDNANLVKAQQIATSTQAILTADQQILQYTQKTLQAVTGDRSSTAQGSLAQMALGSGFSMAQAPSLGSVISGGTLSFAGMGSGSQNIVSTLINGLQLVQSITGMTSGQTNPVDTAYLNSVNVAATLSGLITSTQGAVQTRSSAFTQGGQQIGQAPDLKGSVDQNTQVQIQTGQTINELNGVVNNAAAAANQANLDRIAAESAAARAMKFTQ
- a CDS encoding hypothetical protein (ID:RHAL1_p00091;~conserved exported protein of unknown function;~source:Prodigal:2.6), whose amino-acid sequence is MRIFVGCVAFMGICGLAEPALADIPTIDSVQLTQHSTTAGATVKLVPITSQRQDAHSGVKCAVTTGKKANVTDPTVQPQAGAGSQAIQSYAPNMPATPTPGAQGATLNSQTLFDSTGNVVAGLDASRSTLGAAQSTFTAAGQQVGTAPTVMGALDMNSGARLQNNLAWNGAIGSANLWVTALNALNLAMTSDMSRAAIGMNSGASSASAVSGSPACPAGMTGSGTAADPCRAAMSCSTTAPGLPADPACVTARYVDSAGNVLFYLARIQAQAAQTQTLQTAANLSGAPATKALSVADVAAALASVRSNAP
- a CDS encoding Type VI secretion protein (ID:RHAL1_p00092;~source:Prodigal:2.6), which codes for MVAKALLDELTFGAVARRERPVASHIPYTRHVDDHIIKTRDGLVMTILKLEGYSFETADMSEVNSRLLARNDVVRTLANSRFALAGHIIRREVQPRIDSTFDNALCREIDERYDAALSKRRMFVNDIYLTIVRRKLQGQAGTFDSMLTKFLGRKDAEGESVAAQTALTELRDAATAVRENLAAYGARQLGVFRRDGIWFSEPLEFLIQLVNGGLPRPMHLPRIALSDALSTKRVFFGKNAIEIRGAGHGDTRFGAMVSIREYPAQTGPGSFDNLLRVPHEFIATQTFAIVDRPEAAKQIDRVARQVDMSDEAGSIVSEHLDEARDELLASEAIYGEHHMSVMCLGRTMAEVAATVTAVGAALTDRSVIWTREDLNCEPAFWAQLPGNFPYIARKSIISSKNFAGFVSLHNYPSGRPDGNHWGPPISVFETTSQTAYFYNHHVRDLGNFTVVGPSGSGKTVFLSFISAQSQRVLPRPKLLFVDKDRGAEIFIRAMGGQYEVLTPGEPTGFNPLSLPDTAPNRAFLFQLLGFMLRPANGGELNASEEQVIRNAIGAVLGAGPEGRTLKAFSTLLRGRIRAGEGDLLARLEGWMRPDQRGWLFNNESDQFSLSSIFGFDMTRVLDDPIIRTAALMYIFHRTEELLTGEPVMIFLDEGWRLLDDPVFAFFIKDKLKTIRKQNGIIGFGTQSAADIVRSSSASTLIEQTATNVFFPNPKADDESYRKAFRLSEREVAWIRGTVPESRSFLIKHGRDSVIAKLNLAGMPDIIKVLSGRTETVAELEALRARVGDDPAVWLPIFMGRSDG
- a CDS encoding Conjugal transfer protein (ID:RHAL1_p00093;~source:Prodigal:2.6) → MSERDLEDPLITPLVKALTRAPTLMGVPYLYFMFNGVVSAVCFLVSHNLFMLLIAIPLHFIGYVLTLRDDRIFEIFFVKSTKCPPRSRAFWAADSYSA
- a CDS encoding Conjugal transfer protein TrbC (ID:RHAL1_p00094;~source:Prodigal:2.6); the encoded protein is MLSKQTTLLSGAILLVTIGEAAAQSSGGTLQPVQSTLTTLVQALTGPIATALATLAVIACGFFAWSGRLTWGIAGSVIFGIVLVFGSAQIVQFFQSAVGS